One window from the genome of Engraulis encrasicolus isolate BLACKSEA-1 chromosome 16, IST_EnEncr_1.0, whole genome shotgun sequence encodes:
- the LOC134466124 gene encoding E3 ubiquitin-protein ligase TRIM35-like, translated as MYPHVIAGELNVKLDPLKKKLEVFEKEKLTCDKIAGHIKTQAVNTEKQIKQEFEKLHQFLRDEEAARIAALREEEEQKSRMMKEKIEKMSREISSLSDTIRAIEEEMEADDVTFLQNYKSTVERSTYF; from the exons ATGTATCCCCATGTGATTGCT ggagaaCTGAATGTCAAACTGGATCCCCTGAAGAAGAAGCTTGAGGTTTTCGAGAAAGAAAAACTCACCTGTGACAAAATAGCTGGACACATTAAG ACTCAAGCTGTGAACACAGAGAAGCAGATCaagcaggagtttgagaagcttcatcagtttctacgagatgaagaggcagccaggatagctgcactgagggaggaagaggagcagaagagtcggatgatgaaggagaagattgagaagatgagcagagagatctcatctctttcagacacaatcagagcaatagaggaggagatggaagcagATGATGTCACATTTTTACAG AACTACAAGAGCACGGTGGAAAG GAGCACTTACTTCTGA